One Myxococcota bacterium DNA segment encodes these proteins:
- a CDS encoding dehydrogenase E1 component subunit alpha/beta codes for MKESIAEQAYRLMLTSRELDKKMLILLKQGKSFFHIGGMGHEAIQAAAALSLDPKRDYLFPYYRDLTFVLGMGMTPRDCLLGFLAREGDPSSNARQMPMHYGHPTLNIPSSSSSTGTQYLQAVGCAFASQRLDKPGKLAVTVVCSGDGTTSQGDFHEAVSWASRAKAPVIFLIENNGYAISVPLKDQRPGGEVANMASAYPGLTFVRVDGCNLEASYEACQKAVAHARAGGGPVLIDASVVRLLPHSSSDDDKKYREALDLEADKTRDPLVTNSHLLPAKKLKAMQQQIFDEIDAEAEKVLLEPLPKSDDALRYVYAEPVAKILPDPPFLKEGDGTGGVEMVLVDAINRALAEELARDSKVLVFGEDVAGGKGGVFTATRGLTAKFGIERCFNAPLAESSIVGVAIGLALRGFKPVPEIQFADYIWTAMMQIRNELSVMRYRSNNTWTCPMVIRVPVGGYIHGGLCHSQNIEATFAHFPGLQIVMPSTALDAYGLLKTAIRGDDPVLFLEHKSLYRQNFAKSLIPGNADWCLSIGLGSVRRQGEHASIITYGAMVQRALEIAREFESEGVSLEVIDLRSIRPYDFELIARSVQKTGRVLVLHEDTRLMGFGAELAAEIGEKCFAFLDAPVTRLAGAEAPVPYAGNLEEQVLPQAFAIRQTIKQLLAY; via the coding sequence GTGAAGGAATCAATCGCTGAACAGGCATATCGCCTCATGTTGACCTCGAGAGAGCTCGATAAGAAGATGCTCATTTTGCTGAAGCAGGGCAAAAGCTTTTTTCATATCGGTGGGATGGGTCATGAAGCGATTCAAGCGGCGGCTGCGCTTAGCTTAGATCCAAAACGCGATTATCTTTTCCCCTATTATCGAGACCTGACTTTTGTGCTTGGCATGGGCATGACCCCCAGAGACTGTCTGCTGGGCTTTTTAGCGCGGGAAGGCGATCCGAGTTCTAACGCCAGGCAGATGCCGATGCATTATGGGCATCCGACCTTGAATATTCCTAGCAGTTCGTCCTCTACCGGAACGCAATATCTTCAGGCCGTCGGCTGTGCATTTGCCTCGCAGCGACTAGATAAGCCAGGAAAGTTGGCAGTGACAGTGGTTTGCTCGGGCGATGGAACAACCAGCCAGGGTGATTTCCATGAAGCGGTCAGCTGGGCATCTAGAGCTAAGGCGCCGGTTATATTTTTGATTGAAAATAACGGCTACGCCATTAGTGTGCCGCTCAAAGACCAGCGCCCAGGCGGGGAAGTCGCTAACATGGCCAGCGCTTATCCTGGTCTTACGTTCGTGCGGGTAGATGGCTGCAATTTGGAAGCGAGTTATGAAGCTTGTCAAAAAGCCGTCGCACATGCACGGGCAGGCGGCGGGCCGGTGCTCATTGACGCCAGTGTGGTGCGACTGTTGCCGCATAGCTCGTCGGACGATGATAAAAAATATCGCGAAGCGCTGGATTTAGAGGCGGATAAAACGCGGGATCCGTTGGTGACGAATAGCCATTTGTTGCCGGCAAAAAAGCTGAAAGCGATGCAGCAGCAAATCTTCGATGAAATCGATGCTGAGGCTGAAAAGGTTTTATTGGAGCCGTTGCCCAAAAGCGACGATGCGCTCAGGTATGTGTATGCGGAGCCGGTGGCGAAAATCCTCCCCGACCCTCCATTTTTAAAGGAGGGAGATGGGACTGGGGGAGTTGAGATGGTGTTGGTGGATGCCATCAACCGGGCTTTGGCAGAAGAGTTGGCTCGTGATTCGAAAGTATTGGTTTTTGGGGAAGACGTTGCTGGTGGCAAAGGGGGCGTGTTTACTGCCACGCGTGGTCTGACCGCCAAGTTTGGCATTGAACGTTGTTTTAATGCCCCACTGGCTGAATCGAGCATTGTTGGTGTCGCTATTGGTCTGGCATTGCGCGGGTTTAAGCCCGTGCCTGAAATTCAGTTCGCTGACTATATTTGGACCGCCATGATGCAGATTCGCAATGAGCTGTCCGTGATGCGTTACCGTTCCAATAACACGTGGACGTGCCCAATGGTCATCCGTGTTCCTGTAGGTGGCTACATTCACGGGGGGCTTTGCCATTCGCAAAATATTGAAGCAACGTTTGCGCATTTTCCCGGCCTTCAAATTGTCATGCCGAGCACGGCGCTGGATGCTTATGGCTTGTTGAAAACCGCCATTCGCGGCGATGACCCCGTTTTGTTTTTAGAGCATAAGTCGCTTTATCGTCAAAATTTCGCCAAGAGCCTAATTCCGGGAAATGCCGATTGGTGTCTGTCCATCGGTTTGGGCAGTGTGAGGCGCCAGGGTGAGCATGCCAGCATCATTACTTATGGTGCCATGGTTCAAAGGGCTTTAGAAATCGCCCGTGAATTTGAATCCGAGGGCGTTAGCTTAGAGGTAATCGATTTACGAAGTATCCGGCCTTACGATTTTGAATTAATCGCCCGAAGCGTGCAAAAAACCGGCCGTGTCTTGGTTTTACATGAAGATACCCGCTTGATGGGATTTGGGGCAGAGTTGGCAGCCGAAATTGGGGAAAAATGCTTTGCGTTTTTAGACGCACCGGTGACCCGTTTGGCAGGCGCCGAGGCGCCTGTGCCTTATGCTGGCAATTTGGAGGAACAGGTCCTGCCACAGGCCTTTGCCATCAGGCAAACTATCAAGCAGCTGTTGGCTTATTAG